The sequence TGGTTTCGATCAAGTCCCTGACTATCTTGTAACGTACATCCTTATGCATTACCGAAACTAAACATAAGAAGTCAGCTTGTTATTTTACAGAAAGTATTTTCTTTGTTACAAACCGTACTTTGTTTAATACAATAGATACCAGGGGCTCATTCAAAAGCTTTGTATTTTAATCTTTATATATGCTTTAGTTGAAATTTTTCCTCTTTGAGGAAGTATTTGATCTTATTCTTTTGTTGTATCATACTTTCCGCTTATTTTGGGCCTCCTTTAGGCCTTCCCTTTTTCAAACCTCCCTTTTGCGAATACCTTAATCTGGGTGCTCGGCGCTATTACATCAATATTCTCTTTTCTATTAATCACCATGAATAACGATCATGTATGTTTAGCTTTTTTAAAAAGACATCTCCGCATGGGGGAAGAATTACAATTTCTTACAGTGTTTTAGGGATAGGACTTGTTGTGCTTGTGGCCGGGATCGTTGTTGTTCGTTACCTCGATCACAGGTTTTCATTAAATATAAAATTAGGCGACTATATTTCTATGTGTTCTTTCGGAAGTGTAACCATTGGCCTGATTTATAACGCCATTGCACTGCAATACAATGCTCAGATCAATAAGCTGCGATTTGAGAAGGAAGATGAGGTGAATAATTATAATAAAAAGAGACTTACTTATGAAATAATGTCCGATTGGTATAAGGCAGATATGGCAATGAATGCAGAGAAGGCAAGACGATTTGTTACTCCCTTTAAAGGCAAGCTAAACGATCCGGTCGTTTTAAGCGAGTTTAAGAAAAAACTGGCAGATGATGCCCACCTGGAAGACCGGAAATCGTTGACGGCCGTGTTAAATTACTTTGAAAATCTGGCTCTCCTGGTATATGATAAGGTGATCGATGAAGCTATATTGAAGAAGGCTTTCAGGACAGCTTTTCTTACCTACTATAACAACTTAAAGGAATATATAGAAGACGAGCAGAGAGGCAACAATGGTAGTAATTGCAGGATCTTTATCAATTTCGTTAGTCTTTCCAAAAGCTGGCTTTGGGTTGATTAGCAAGGAATATCTGTCTGTAAATAAACTTTATTACATTTTTTATGCGTAAGGACGAGCGTTATGGATTAATAAAACACCTTATTGAATCCAGACATATTACACAATTCAGGCAAATATTTAACTATTTACCCAAAACCGTAATGGCCAGGGAGCTGTCAAAAAATACCAGCCGTATGACAGATCTCATTGATCGACCTGAGGAGCTTAAGCTGCAGGAGGTGTTTATAATCAGCGAATTAATTGACATACATTATATAGAGATTGTTAAACTGATAATGCAAGAAATTAGTGCGCGTCCATCCAGGCGAAAATGATAAGACATCAAATAGATGTCAGAAGTAATAAACTAAAAAAGCATGACTCAAGTCATGCTTTTTTAGTTTATTATTTTCAGTGGCACTTTTTAAAGGCCTTCAAAGTCGCTTTGTATTGTTAGTATAACCATAGTATTATTATTAGACTCTCGAAACTACAAATTATATCTATACTAATCTAATAGATTTGTACTTTTTTAAATACAAAATGTACTTTCTTTAACCATGCCAGTACTTTCATAGATATAGGTTGTTATTTTAGAAAATACAGAAGATACTTAGTTAGGACGAATGTATACTTTATTAGATACGGAGTGTAACTATCGTTGTTAGTGCTTGTTTTTAACAATTGTAAAAGCAATATTATCTAAAGCCTGTAGTGTCAGGCTCTTTCATAAGTTTTGCATTCCTCACTTTAGTGAATTGAAATCATATCGCATAGGTGCGTTGAATATTACCTCTGCTGCTTCAGGGTATTTTTGGCTAATTATTTTAGTAATTTTACATTGTAATCACATTGATGCATTAGTGTACCACTACCCGTTATAATACTGCATCAGCACGCAATGAATAAGCACCCATAAGGTAGGCTATTAAAAACACAGGCAATATCCTGTACCGGCAGCGCTTTGTCCATAGGGCAAAGCCACCTGCTGCAGGAATCCTATTGCCACAGCAACCGGCAGCACATGTATCTTAATTGTAAAACATACTACAGCTTCAAATACGGCACCTTCAGCACCGAAGAACTCGTGCAGGAAGGCATTAATAAAGGCGTGGCAGCCCTGGCCCTCACCAATATCAACAACACAGCCGATATGTGGCCTTTCATAA comes from Paraflavitalea devenefica and encodes:
- a CDS encoding DUF4760 domain-containing protein, with the protein product MFSFFKKTSPHGGRITISYSVLGIGLVVLVAGIVVVRYLDHRFSLNIKLGDYISMCSFGSVTIGLIYNAIALQYNAQINKLRFEKEDEVNNYNKKRLTYEIMSDWYKADMAMNAEKARRFVTPFKGKLNDPVVLSEFKKKLADDAHLEDRKSLTAVLNYFENLALLVYDKVIDEAILKKAFRTAFLTYYNNLKEYIEDEQRGNNGSNCRIFINFVSLSKSWLWVD